In a single window of the Myxococcus guangdongensis genome:
- a CDS encoding class I SAM-dependent rRNA methyltransferase produces the protein MLSTYLSKDAARRLRHGAPWLRREDIVSMEGTPQPGEPVQLRDEDGAVLGLGDVDLEASLAVRRLGMPDEAVEGLIPRHLRRAFERRGRMVDDPRFCRVVNDDGDGLPGLIVDRYDTHFVVQTLTRSMDARHQDITRALVEVTGASSVLLRNDSPRRKALGLPTQRPHVLYGTPPRWCRLLELGARFTVDLTYGQGTGYAYDQRELRRVVGRMAWDGRVLDAACNVGGLFVHAGLHGARHILAFDADADAADLARENAEANGLLGRVLVEKGTALQALRAVRETFDLVLLDTLRVASEEEFVEHLRYALRRTRHGGRLMVVGYHPPLAFGGFDELVATACEAEARIATRLARPGLPPDHPTLVGSPGAEYLDTVALEVS, from the coding sequence TTGCTCAGCACCTATCTGTCCAAAGATGCCGCCCGCCGTCTGCGCCATGGAGCCCCCTGGTTGCGCCGGGAGGACATCGTCTCCATGGAGGGAACGCCCCAACCCGGCGAGCCCGTGCAACTGAGAGACGAGGACGGCGCGGTGCTCGGGCTGGGGGACGTGGACCTGGAGGCGTCGCTCGCGGTGCGGCGGCTGGGCATGCCCGACGAGGCCGTGGAGGGGCTGATTCCGCGCCACCTGCGCCGCGCCTTCGAGCGCCGGGGCCGCATGGTGGACGACCCGCGCTTCTGCAGGGTGGTGAACGATGACGGGGACGGGCTGCCCGGCCTCATCGTGGACCGGTACGACACCCACTTCGTGGTGCAGACGCTGACGCGCTCCATGGACGCCCGGCACCAGGACATCACGCGCGCGCTGGTGGAGGTGACGGGGGCCAGCTCGGTGCTCCTGCGCAACGACTCTCCGCGCCGCAAGGCCCTGGGCCTGCCTACCCAGCGCCCCCATGTCCTCTACGGCACCCCGCCCCGCTGGTGCCGGCTGTTGGAGCTGGGCGCGCGGTTCACCGTGGATCTCACGTACGGCCAGGGCACCGGCTACGCGTATGACCAGCGGGAGCTGCGCCGCGTGGTGGGCCGCATGGCCTGGGACGGCCGGGTGCTGGACGCCGCCTGCAACGTGGGCGGGCTCTTCGTGCACGCGGGCCTGCACGGGGCGCGGCACATCCTCGCCTTCGACGCGGACGCGGACGCCGCGGACCTGGCGCGCGAGAACGCCGAGGCCAACGGACTCCTGGGACGCGTGCTGGTGGAGAAGGGCACCGCGCTCCAGGCCTTGCGCGCGGTGCGGGAGACCTTCGACCTGGTGCTGCTGGACACACTCCGGGTGGCATCCGAGGAGGAGTTCGTGGAGCACCTGCGGTACGCGCTGCGACGCACCCGGCATGGGGGCCGGCTGATGGTGGTCGGCTATCACCCACCCCTGGCATTCGGCGGCTTCGACGAGCTGGTGGCCACCGCGTGCGAGGCGGAGGCGCGAATCGCCACCCGGCTGGCCCGGCCCGGGTTGCCTCCGGACCACCCGACGCTCGTGGGGTCCCCGGGCGCGGAGTACCTCGACACGGTGGCGCTGGAAGTGAGCTGA
- a CDS encoding NAD(P)/FAD-dependent oxidoreductase, giving the protein MAYRVNNIGLWLDEPEELLGQRAAEKLGVTRSDLASVRVVRSVLDARKKGSPRYIYTLEVEMAPGKKPRQLPPDVGEAPPPPEPLSSVKPPEQWPIIIGTGPAGLFAALGLLERGVKSILIERGREVVARRKDVAKLMRDGTLDPESNMNFGEGGAGAYTDGKLSTRINHPMVRKVIEAFARYGAPDAILVEGKPHIGSDLLPGAVAKLREELIAGGCEVHFGQRVDDLLYKDGRIAGVKLADGRTLESDRVILAPGNSARELYERFAADGRVSVEAKPFALGFRAEHPQALINGIQYGSAAKNPKLPPADYKLAENLDVDGEVRGVYSFCMCPGGIVVPTPTEDGLQCTNGMSNSRRNARYANAGIVVSVSVADFEREGFHGPLAGLQFQRHWEQKAYELGGGKFFAPAQTIPDYLAGRVKKDPGGTSYRPGLAHVDLNRLFPERLTTSLKQALKTFERKMRGFISEEGKLIGIESRTSSPVRITRGEDLQSVSCKGLYPAGEGCGYAGGIVSSAIDGLRVAEQIATELA; this is encoded by the coding sequence ATGGCGTATCGGGTGAACAACATCGGGCTGTGGCTGGACGAGCCGGAGGAGCTGCTCGGTCAGCGGGCCGCGGAGAAGCTGGGCGTCACCCGCTCCGACCTGGCCTCCGTGCGGGTGGTGCGCTCCGTGCTGGATGCCCGCAAGAAGGGCAGCCCGCGCTACATCTACACGCTGGAGGTGGAGATGGCGCCGGGGAAGAAGCCCAGGCAGCTGCCTCCGGACGTGGGCGAGGCGCCGCCTCCCCCCGAGCCGCTGTCGTCGGTGAAGCCGCCCGAGCAGTGGCCCATCATCATCGGCACGGGCCCCGCGGGGCTGTTCGCCGCGCTGGGGCTGCTCGAGCGCGGCGTGAAGAGCATCCTCATCGAGCGGGGACGCGAGGTGGTGGCGCGGCGCAAGGACGTGGCGAAGCTGATGCGCGACGGCACGCTGGACCCGGAGAGCAACATGAACTTCGGGGAGGGCGGCGCCGGCGCGTACACGGACGGCAAGCTGTCCACGCGCATCAACCACCCCATGGTGCGCAAGGTCATCGAGGCCTTCGCCCGCTACGGCGCGCCGGACGCCATCCTCGTCGAGGGCAAGCCGCACATCGGCTCGGACCTGCTGCCGGGCGCGGTGGCGAAGCTGCGCGAGGAGCTCATCGCCGGCGGCTGCGAGGTGCACTTCGGCCAGCGCGTGGACGACCTGCTCTACAAGGACGGCCGCATCGCCGGCGTGAAGCTCGCGGACGGGCGCACGCTGGAGAGCGACCGCGTCATCCTGGCCCCCGGCAACTCCGCGCGCGAGCTGTACGAGCGCTTCGCCGCCGACGGCCGCGTCAGCGTGGAGGCCAAGCCCTTCGCGCTGGGCTTCCGCGCCGAGCACCCGCAGGCGCTCATCAACGGCATCCAGTACGGCAGCGCCGCGAAGAACCCGAAGCTGCCCCCCGCCGACTACAAGCTCGCCGAGAACCTGGACGTCGACGGCGAGGTGCGCGGCGTCTACTCGTTCTGCATGTGCCCGGGCGGAATCGTGGTGCCCACGCCCACCGAGGACGGGCTGCAGTGCACCAATGGCATGAGCAACTCGCGCCGCAACGCGCGCTACGCCAACGCGGGCATCGTCGTCTCCGTCTCCGTGGCGGACTTCGAGCGCGAGGGCTTCCACGGACCGTTGGCCGGTCTACAGTTCCAGCGACACTGGGAGCAGAAGGCGTACGAGCTGGGCGGCGGGAAGTTCTTCGCCCCGGCACAGACGATTCCGGACTACCTGGCCGGGCGCGTGAAGAAGGACCCGGGCGGCACCAGCTACCGTCCGGGGCTGGCGCACGTGGACCTGAACCGGCTGTTCCCGGAGCGGCTCACCACGTCCCTCAAGCAGGCGCTGAAGACCTTCGAGCGGAAGATGCGCGGCTTCATCAGCGAAGAGGGCAAGCTCATCGGCATCGAGAGCCGCACGTCGTCCCCCGTGCGAATCACGCGGGGCGAGGACCTGCAGTCGGTGTCCTGCAAGGGCCTGTACCCCGCGGGCGAGGGCTGCGGCTATGCGGGCGGCATCGTCTCGTCGGCCATTGATGGTTTGCGCGTCGCGGAGCAGATTGCCACCGAGCTGGCGTGA
- a CDS encoding diacylglycerol kinase family protein yields the protein MTVPARPPPSFPPRRGSGFLASFGHAWAGLIHTVVYQRNMRLHLISAVLVGLVGSGIPLGLAEKVTLIFCVLLIFFAEILNSALEHLVDLAVQQFDEKARLTKDAAAAGVLVLALGTVVIFAAILVHNWETVRTSTDAIVRQVALGLPLTACVVVLVLPQRRPVGVDVGAFIAGGVLLAFLAQYTASTVFSAMTAGLLFVAGSAAYTRRREAGSPGAPAGDSPVNGHKKTG from the coding sequence ATGACCGTACCTGCCCGGCCACCTCCCAGCTTCCCTCCCCGTCGCGGCTCGGGGTTCCTCGCCTCGTTCGGCCATGCCTGGGCGGGCCTCATCCACACCGTCGTGTACCAGCGCAACATGCGCCTGCACCTCATCTCCGCCGTGCTGGTGGGGCTGGTGGGCAGCGGCATCCCCCTGGGACTCGCCGAGAAGGTCACGCTCATCTTCTGCGTGTTGCTCATCTTCTTCGCGGAAATCCTGAACAGCGCGCTGGAGCACCTGGTGGACCTGGCCGTCCAGCAGTTCGACGAGAAGGCCCGGCTCACCAAGGACGCGGCCGCCGCGGGGGTGCTGGTGCTCGCGCTGGGCACGGTGGTCATCTTCGCCGCCATCCTGGTGCACAACTGGGAGACGGTGCGCACGAGCACCGACGCCATCGTCCGCCAGGTGGCGCTCGGCCTGCCGCTGACGGCGTGCGTGGTGGTGCTGGTGCTGCCCCAGCGCCGGCCCGTCGGCGTGGACGTGGGCGCGTTCATCGCGGGGGGCGTGCTGCTCGCGTTCCTCGCCCAGTACACGGCCAGCACGGTGTTCAGCGCGATGACGGCCGGGCTGCTCTTCGTCGCGGGCTCCGCGGCCTACACCCGCCGACGCGAAGCCGGCTCTCCAGGGGCGCCGGCGGGCGATTCGCCAGTCAACGGACATAAAAAAACCGGCTGA